The following is a genomic window from Spirosoma foliorum.
CCTGAATAGAAGGTGTTCGAATATACTGCGCCCAGCTAGGCAGGTTTTTCATCACTACTGCCGATACATCGCCCGCTGCACTATTGGAACCATATGGATTTGGATGAAGACTGCCGCCAATCGATAACCCTTTGCCTTCAAAAGCCTTACTATCGGGATTATTCGCGATATAAAGCGCCATCATATCCTTACCGCCTTTGAAATGACTTTCATCGAGCGACTCGGTGGTGACAGGAATGAATTTGCTACGGGCATTGGTCGTCCCAGACGATTTGGCAAACCAGCGAACGGGCGAAGGCCAAAGGACTTTGCTCTCGCCTTTCATGACCCGTTCGATATAGGGGAACAAATCTTCGTAGCTCGAAACCGGAACCTGCTGCTGGAAATCCTGAATCGTCTGGATGGATTTGTAGTGGTATTTTTGGCCCCATTCTGTCCGACGCCCTGATCGGATCAGTTGATTGAAAACCTTCTGTTGCGCCACACCAGGCTCTTTCATCATTGCCTCAATACGCGGCAATCTCCGTTGCAGGAGCCATTTAAGGGTGGTGTTTAGGACAGTCATAGGGCTAAAAATAGCATAAACTAACTGTATTGAACTAGTTAGCGACACAAATTTAATGGTACGGGTTGATTTATAAACCGATGGCTCGGTCGGGGTAATCCGTAATTAAGCCATCGACTCCCCACTCCTTGAGCCGAATCATATCCTTGCGTTGATTGACCGTCCAGGGAATAACCTTGATTTCCTGTTCATGAAGTCGGGCAATTTTTTTTCGACTTAATAACCGAAAATAAGGGCTATAAATATCGGGTTTGAAACCAAGTTCGCCTAAATTCTTCTCGGGGCTGTGGAGGTTTTCAACGAGAGCTGATAGCCTGACTTTAGGATACTTACCCACATCGGCGCCCTGTTTCCATTGCTTTAATAGTGCAAAGTCGAAACTTTGAATTACTACCCGGTCTGGATTGATCCGGTCCGCTGCAAGCTGCTCTTTTAGAATTGCTTGGACAAGATCACAGAAGGCGGCTGGTTCGGGCTGACTCTTGTTGTATTCAGAAGGTTCGCTTTTTAACTCAATGTTATAGGAGAACAGCGGCAGATTTTTGGTTTTTCGATAAGCCTCGGCCTGCTCAATCACATCGCTCAATAGCGGCTTGTTTGTTTTTAACTTCTGCTGTTCTGGGTAAGCTGAATTACCGTTAGATCCGACGTCGTAGCGTTTGATATCGTCATAAGTCATCTGATATAAGATCAGGCTTTTCTGATCTTGTTTCGATATCGGGTTTCCATCAGGAGCGATTGTAAAAGCTGAATTGAAGTAAGGATCATGCGAAACCACCACCTGATTATCCTTGCTGATGACTACGTCCATTTCCAGAGTCGTAACACCAAGATCTAAAGCTTTTAGAAAAGCCGGTAGTGTATTTTCTGGCATCAACCCCCGGCAGCCTCGATGCCCTTGTAAATCAAAACCCGTTGGTGGCTGAGCAAGAGCTAAAGTCGTCATGCAGAAAAACAATAGAGGAACACGCATAGATATAGACGGTAGGCTCAAAAGTACTGGTTCTTTTAATTGACACGGCCTCTGTTAATTTTAACAACTTGAATTCATATGGGGTGCGTTGCAAAAATTGACCAAACGGCCATTATTCTTATATTTAAGAACGATTTTTCTGCTTCAGAAAAGGAATATTTTTTATTTGCTAAGTACAATAGTAAACTTGCGATAATACTACTTTCGTTCACCTTCACTCTATCATGCGTTATACAAAGGCTGTAGCCAGCTCTCTATTTACACTAGTACTGATTTGGGCCTTGAGCCGATCCTGGGGAAGTATTCCTGCCTTCGGGCCTCTTCTGAGTCCATTTGTTGGTTTCTGGCAAAACGCCGAATCGGCAACTAGTGCGGACGAAGAAATCACGCTGAACGGTACCAAAGCCCCCGTAACTGTTATTTTTGACGACTTAGCCATTCCGCACGTTTTCGCTCAGAACGATCATGATGCTTATTTCGCACAGGGTTATTTAACAGCCCGTGACCGGCTTTGGCAGATGGAATTTCAAACCCATGCTGCAGCTGGGCGGGTTGCCGAACTGGTAGGCGACAAAGCTTTAGAACTGGATCGGTTTAATCGACACCTTGGTATGGGTTTCGGAGCTGAAAAAGCGGTAAAAGCAATGATGGCTGACCCGCGCTCCCGAGAATCAGTAGAAGCGTATACGGCGGGCGTAAATGCCTACATCAAAGAGCTAAGCCCAGCCCATTATCCGCTTGAGTACAAATTATTAGGCTATGCGCCAGAACCCTGGCAACCGATTAAGTGCGCTTACTTCCTGAAATATATGTCGGGTGTGCTGGCCCTCGGTGCTGATGACCTGAACATGAGCAATGTCCTGAAAAAATATGGTACGGTTGTAACAACTGATCTTTTCCCGGATTACCCGTTTCGGGAAGACCCCATTATCCCGGTTGGAACGAAGTGGGATTTTACGCCTGTCAAAATCCCTGCCGTTCCTGCTAATACATCGCCAGATGGGAAGTCAGTAGCCCTGAATTGGCCCGAACAGGACCCAACTATCGGCAGCAACAACTGGGCAGTTGGACCGCAAAAATCAGCGTCGGGTTATCCAATTCTGGCCAACGACCCCCACTTATCGCTGAGTTTGCCGTCAATCTGGTATCAGATGCAATTGGTAACGCCAACCATGAATGTATACGGGGCCACCATGCCGGGTTCGCCGGGGGTGATTATTGGCTTTAATAAGCAAGTAGCCTGGGGTGTTACGAATGTAGGTGCCGATGTGCTGGATTTTTACCAGATTCGATTCAAAGATGCTTCGCGGAAAGAATACTGGCATGATAACAAATGGAAACCCGTTACCCGGCGACTAGAAGTGATTAAGGTGAAAGGTATGCCCGATGTGATCGATACCGTTCTCTATACCCACCACGGCCCTGTTATGTACGAAGTGGGGCAAAAACCTTTCGCCAAAAATGTTCCGGTGGGGTATGCTGCTCGTTGGATAGCGCACGAAGCCTCTAACGATTTCCTGACCTATTATTTACTGGACCGTGCCCAAAATCACGACGACTATCGAAAGGCACTTAGTTATTATGGCGCACCAGCACAGAATTTTGTTTTTGCCGATACCGCTAAAGATATTGCCATTTCACCCAATGGGCGTTTTCCGCTTAAATGGAAAGATCAGGGCAAGTTTTTGTTAGATGGGACTAATCCTGCTCACGACTGGCAGGGTTGGATTCCGGCGAACCAGAATCCACATGTGAAAAACCCACCACGTGGTTTTGTTAGCTCGGCCAACCAATCCTCAACCGACCCGACCTATCCTTATTATATCAACTGGCAGTTTGCACCATCTGAGCGGGGTACGCGAATCAATCAACGCTTAACCGCGATGAAACAGGCTACGCCCGATAGTCTGCGCTCTTTGCAAAATGATAACTTCAACCTTCAGGCGGCCAATGCATTGCCCGTATTTTTGCCTTATGTGCAGGATAAATCGTTATCGGGTGAGCAGAAAAAAGTCCTTGATATCATTAAGAAGTGGCAGTATAACAATGACATTGCTGAAATAGGCCCGACCGTTTTTACCGAATGGATGCGTCAATATCTGGATGGTGTTTGGAAAGATGATTTCCCTAGCAATGATACCATACCGATGCGTTATCCAAGCTTTGACCGTACGCTGCATATGGCCGAAAAAGAACCGACCGCCCATTGGTTCGATGATATAACAACTCCGGCTAAAGAGACGATTGGTAGTGTGCTAACACAAAGCTTTCAGATGGCCGTTGATTCGCTGACTAAACAGCATGGTGCTGTTGGAACAGCCTGGCAATGGGGACCGCATAAAGCCACACGAATCACTCACTTAGCCCGTCTGGATGCGCTTAGTGCACTGAACGTACAAATTGGTGGTGGCAGAAGTGTGGTCAATGCTACGAGTGAACGACATGGGCCGTCCTGGAGAATGGTCGTCGCTTTAGGGCCAACGCCGAAAGCTTACGGCGTATATCCAGGTGGGCAGTCTGGTAATCCTGGTAGCCCAAATTACCTGAATATGCTCGAAACCTGGCGTACGGGTCAGCTTAATGAATTACTGTTTCTGCAAACCGCTCAGGATGCAAATCCGAGAATTAAACGGAAGATGGTTATCAAGTAACACGGCCAATCGGCGCTCTGATAGAAAGCGCTACCTCTCGAAATTCAACTTATTAAAGGCGGCTTTCCAGCCGCAGTACACGATGATTCAAATTATTCTCATAGCTGTTTTAAGCCTACTGGCTCAATTGGTGCTTCCCTGGTGGAGCTTGGCCGTTGTCGCATTTCTGGTTTGTGTATGGCGTAGTTCCAGTGCAGGTCAGGCGTTTTTCGCCGGCTTTTATGGTGTGGCGTTGGTGTGGTTAATTTATGCCGTAATTCTCCATACGCGTACCGATGGCGTTTTTACAGGTCGCATGAGTGAATTACTCTTTAAAACGAATAGCGCTATTCTGCCGGGACTGGTAACCGCTATTGTTGGTGGGCTGGTTGGTGGCCTCGCCGGACTGTCGGGTTACTTTGTCAGGCAGGCTATTGGAAATGAAATCGCAAATCGTACCTCGTAAATCGTAAATCCCAATACCTTTGTAGAATAAACTGATAACTAACTGATTCATTTCCTGTGAAGAATGCCTCGTTGATTCTAAACGTCGTCCTGACGATTGCCGTAGCTGTACTCTATTACCTACATTTTAAAGGCGCTCAGCCTGAATCGGCAGCCCCCGTTGCAACAACGCCTGCCGATGCGAAGGGCAAATCCATTGTCTATGTGAATGTCGATTCACTGTTAACTAAATACGAATACTTTAAAGACACGCAGAAAGTACTGGAAAGCAAACGGTTCCAGTTAGAAAACGATTTGGCTAGCAAGGGCCGGAACCTACAGAATAAAGTAACGTTCTTTCAACAACGGGCGGCTACCATGACGCAGGAACAAGGCCGGGCAACGGAAGCTGCGCTTCAGAAAGAGCAACAGGATATTCTGGCTTACCGTGAGCGGGCTGCCCAAAGTCTGGCTGGTGAAGAACAAGCTAAAAACAAGCAACTGTACGATCAGATTTACGATTATCTGAAAAAGATAAACGGCCAAAATAAATACGAATTTGTACTTGGCTATACCAAAGGTGGTGGCATATTGTTCGCCGATTCGTCGGTCGATCAGACAAAAGCGGTTCTGGATGGCCTGAACAAAGAATATGCGGCTAAGCAAACAAAAAAATAGGCTTTCTACTCTATTTTAGACTGTTGCTTAATTGAAACCCGGCTTGCTGAACAAAGCGTTCAACGAGCCGGGTTTGTTTATAAACCATATTACAAAATTCTTTTCCAGACATAAACCTCCTTTGAGTTTCCCGTGTTCTTGAACTTACCCGGTTACTTTTACGACTCGAAATTTATTCTGCTGTATTCCTTTTCCATGTCAATGTAGCTGTCAATCAGAAAAAAATACAGCATATATCCTACATCCTATATCAGAAATATGGCTTCTGCTTCTATTGTTAAACAAGTTGATATTCGGAATCGTCGTGCTTCTTTTGAGTACGCGTTTCTGGATAACTATACGGCAGGCATTGTACTTACCGGTACGGAGATTAAATCCGTTCGGCAAGGAAAAGTGAATTTACAAGACGCGTACTGCCTGATTCATGACGACGAAATGTTTATCCGTCAAATGAGTATTGCCGTTTATACCGAAGGTACTCACTACAATCATGAGCCTCTACGCGATCGAAAACTCCTGCTTACCAAACGGGAGATTAAGCGTCTTACAGAGAAATTGAAGGATCAGGGCTTGACTATTGTGCCCATCCGACTTTTTACCAACGAACGAGGCTTTGCTAAAGTGGAAATTGCGTTGGCAAAAGGTAAAAAACTGTACGACAAACGTGATAGCATTAAAGAGCGCGAAGTAGAGCGGGATCTGCAACGGGAGCGCTATTGATTTTAATCGATGGGCGTTAGTCGACAGGCGTTATTTATTGCCCCCTAACAACTGCTGACTAAGGACTATCGACTAATCAGACTAAATTTTCCAGAACTATTGTTGATATGTGGATAAGTCTGTAACTTGCTACCGTACAGAGGCATCTAAACGCGATATGGGTAGGAAAGTATTAGTCTTAAATCAAGATTACAGTGCTCTCAGCATTTGCTCCGTTCCCAAAGCATTCCTGCTGGTTTTCTTAGATAAAGCTGAACTCGTTGCCGAATCGGAACAGTTTATGCTCCGAACCGTCTCCGCCGAGTTCCCAATGCCGACCGTTATTCGGCTTCATCGGTACGTGAATCTGCCTTACAAAGGCGTCATGCTTACCCGGCAGAACATCTTCAAGCGCGACGGTCATCATTGTCAGTATTGTGGAACCACCGAAGACCTGACACTCGACCACGTACTGCCAAAATCGCGGGGTGGTAAGACAAGTTGGGATAACCTGGCCACAGCCTGCAAACGATGTAACTCACGCAAAGGCGACTTTACGCCTGAAGAGGCCAATCTGAAACTTCGTCAAACGCCGTTCAAGCCCACATTTTTGGTTTTTTTGCGTGAGTTCTCAGGGTCTATTGAGCAAAGCTGGATGCCCTTTTTAGCGAAGAAAGAAAAGGCATTCCGATAATATCCGCTAATAAAGGAGAAAAGGGAGTAAGGGGACGAGCGAGAAAAAGGGTCTGCTATAAGCAAATCCTTTCTCCCGCTCGTCCCCTTACTCCCTTTTCTCCCTCTAATTCAAAGACTTTTACTGATTTCGAAACTTTTTTCAGAAAGCAATTGCTATCTTTGCAGTCCTTTTTTGAGGGCAAAATTTTATAACTAAAAGTCAGTTCGCCATTGACCCACGAACTGATGTACCGAGCGGGTCAGGGAAACATTTTTTATGAGCAAAACGCAGCAACGCGAACTGCCGGCATTTGATTGGGACCGGGCAGACAACAAAGGGTTTGGTAGTGGCTATTCGGTTGAAGAACATAACCGGATGTTGGAAATGTACGACAACACGTTGTCGGAGGTTAAAGAGAAAGAAGTAGTAATGGGAACCGTCGTTGGGATAACGGATCGGGAAGTATTACTCAACATCGGTTTCAAATCGGATGGTTTGGTTCCAGCTTCTGAGTTCCGGGATATGCCGGACCTGAAGATGGGTGATGAAATTGAAGTTTACGTAGAAAATCAGGAAGACCCGAACGGCCAGCTGGTTCTTTCGCGTAAGAAAGCGAAAGTGATTACCGCATGGCAGAAAATTCAACGTGCGCTTGATGAAGACCTCGTTATCGATGGCTTTGTGAAACGCCGGACGAAAGGTGGTCTTATTGTTGATATTTTCAGCATTGAGGCTTTCTTGCCAGGTTCGCAAATCGATGTGAAGCCAATTCGTGACTTCGACATCTTTGTTGGTAAGAAAATGGAGGTTAAAGTCGTCAAGATCAATTATGCTAACGATAACGTAGTCGTTTCGCACAAAGTCCTGATCGAGAAAGACCTCGAAGCGCAACGTGCTCAAATCCTGAACAACCTTGAAAAAGGTCAGGTATTGGAAGGTGTTATTAAAAACATGACCAACTTCGGTGTATTCATCGATCTTGGTGGTGTAGATGGTCTGTTGCACATCACGGATATTTCGTGGGGTCGTATCAGCCACCCATCTGAAGTTCTGCACCTCGACCAGAAAGTTAACGTAGTTGTTCTTGACTTTGATGAAGACAAGAAGCGTATCTCTTTGGGCATGAAGCAACTTCAGGCTCATCCTTGGGATGCTCTGGCCGAAGACATTCAGGTTGGTTCGAAAGTGAAAGGCAAAATTGTAAACGTTGCCGATTACGGTGCATTCCTCGAAATCCAACCAGGCGTAGAAGGCTTGATCCACGTTTCAGAAATGTCGTGGTCGCAGCACCTGCGTAACCCACAGGAATTCCTGAAAGTTGGCGATGAAGTAGAAGCCGTTGTGCTGACACTTGATCGTGCCGATCGCAAAATGTCGTTAGGTATCAAACAACTGACCGAAGATCCTTGGACTCGTCCAGAACTGCGTACGAAATACGCTGTTGGTACGAAACATAAAGGTGTTGTTCGTAACCTAACCAACTTCGGCCTGTTCCTTGAACTGGAAGAAGGTATCGATGGTCTGGTACACGTGTCTGATTTGTCTTGGACCAAGAAAATCAAACATCCTTCGGATTTCATCAAAGTTGGTGAAGACCTCGAAGTTGTTGTTCTGGAGCTTGACGTTGACAACCGTCGTCTGGCCCTGGGTCACAAACAACTGGAAGAGAACCCATGGGATACGTTTGAAAGCGTATTTGCCGTTGGTACCGTTCACCGTTGCACGATCCTGAGCAAAAACGATAAGATGGCCACGCTCGAACTGCCTTATGGCATCGAAGGCTTCTCGTCGCTGAAGAACCTGGGTAAAGAAGACGGTACGTTTGCCGAAGTTGGCGAAACGCTCGACTTTAAAGTAACGGAGTTCTCGAAAGAAGAAAAACGGATTATGCTCTCGCACACGAAAACGTGGCAGGAGAAAAATGAGCCAGTTAAAGAACAGAAAGCACCGAAAGCCGCAGCAAAAACTGCTTCGGCACCGGCGCAGGCTGAGCGTGGTGCTACCTTAGGTGATCTTGATGCATTAGCTGCATTGAAAGAGCAACTGGAAGGTCGTAACTAAGCCAAATAGGCTCTAAAAGATAAAATGCCCCTGGACTTTTTAGTTTAGGGGCATTTTTTTGTGATTGGCTATTCTACATTACAGATAAAATCGTATGTTTGCACTCCCGAATCCAGGACCTGTCCTGAATTTGGATTTTATAAGGTTCCGTGGCCGAGTGGCTAGGCAGTGGTCTGCAAAACCTCGTACAGCGGTTCGAATCCGCTCGGAACCTCACCCTAGCTTACCGGAGTTGACAAGTTTAATAGCAAATAACTGCTAAACAGCTTGTTAACTCCTTTTTTGTTGACATAACCTTACAAATATTTGTAACATATTGTAAGGTAAATCCGTCACCTAATCCGACACCGGCTTAGTTTTTATTGTAGTTTTGGTTTGAACAGACCACAACAGATATGAAGACTATAACCGATAAATCGATCAAATTCCTACTCAAGGACAATAAAGCCGACCGGCCAACCTTGATTTATCTGGTTTTCCGCTACGACAATAAGCGATTTATTTCATCAACAGGGCAAACTATCGAGCCCTATCAATGGGACGCCCAGCGGCAAAGAGCCATCGTCGATGCTAGGCTTATCAAGAATAAGCGGGAACGTGAGTCGAATGAAACTATTAATGCTCACCTCGAGCGTCACCGATCGGCTTTACTAAAGGTCCTCAATTCCCTTCAGTTGGCTCAAGTCTCCTTGAGTAATGAGGTAATCATGCAGCACCTAGATAATGCACTAGGGCGAAAGAAAAAGGCATCGGAGGAACAGGCTAAGCCAATTACCTTTTTGGGGTACATTGATCAGTTCGTTGAGGATGCCACAAGTGGCAAGCGGCTCAACAGTAAATCGCACCGGTACGCACCAATCACAATCAAGGGCTTCTCTAAACTCAAGCGTACACTAGAGCGCTATAATAAGGCCACAGCCCAAGGCGTCAACTATGATGATTTCACCATTGACTATTATCACAAACTCAAAGCCTGGCTAACCGATCGAGGCCTGACATTAAACTACATCGGCGCTTTGTTGAAGGAGTTCAAATTATTGCTTAAGCAGTCCCATTACGAAGGCCTACATACAAATACAGTTTTTCAGCACCGGGATTTCAGGCGATTAGTAGAGGAGGTAGATAACGTATACCTATCGAGCCAGGAGCTTGCCTTACTCAGTAAATACGACCTGGCTAATAACAATCGACTTGATCGAATTCGGGATCTATTTCTCATTGGCTGCTACACTGGTCTACGTTTTTCTGATTTCTCTGAGTTAAGGCCCGAGAATATTACCCACAATGGCCAAATATTGACACGTAAGACGCTTAAAACGGGTGAGCGTGTTTCTATACCCCTGAACCCCGTTATACTCTCTATTCTCAAGAAATACGATGGTGTGCCTCCACGAACTATCACTAACCAGCGTATGAATAACTATCTGAAAGAGCTTTGTCAGCTGGCTGGCTTTACAGAGCGGGTTGAGGTGGGGCGAACAAAAGGCGGTTTGCGGCAAACTAGAGTACTTGAAAAATGGGAGTTAGTAACAACCCATACCGCCCGGCGCTCATTTGCTACTAATGCTTATTTGGCTGGTGTGCCTACTGTATCCATCATGAAGATAACCGGCCACAAATCGGAATCCGTATTCCTGAAGTACATCAAAATCTCATCTGAGCAAAATGCGCTACTCATGTTAGGGCATACCCATTTCCAATAGCACTATTTTACCCTTCCTTTTTTGTGTGAATCAGCCTCAATTTCGATAGGATGGCATAAAGCTGGAGTGATGCATATATTCAATTTTGTTGTATTTAAGCCTCATTTAGCCTTATTAAACAATTATTTACAATAAAATTGCAAATAATTCGTACCTAAATAGCGTAAAAAACAATTATTTAGCCTTACTTTACAACAATACTAAAACATTAGCTTTTGTTGCTATGGTAGGAACGCCCCAAATTTTTATACAGGTTACTCCAGAACAATTCGAGCAAATACTGGATGATCGGCTGGATAAGGCCCTCAGTAAGTATTTTTCAGAATTTGCGTCAGACCTGAAAGAGTCTGATCTGCCAGAAATGGCCACACCTAAACAGGTTTGCGAATACCTAAAGCTAACGCGCCAGACACTTGCCATCTGGTCGAAAGATTCCAACGAAGGTCCTGCTAAACTAGTACCCCTTCGGTTTGGTCGAGCTGTGCGTTACAGAAGGCAGGACGTGCTTAAGGCAGGCAAAGAGTATCGTCGATTTAAGGAATAGAGGATCAGTGAAAGGATATGTATCATTTCTGATACAGTAGAAAACCACACTATCTAACCCAAATCGACCATAACTCCAGCGGAATGAGCACGGCATTAACCTACTTAGCCAGCCTGGAAATGGCTGAAAAGCGACGTAAGCACCCAAACGTACCTGATCGCTTCCGGGTGCAATCAAAATTCGTCGTAAAAGACGCTAACAATCTTACCCAGGCCGTAAAACGCTGCCTGGAGTTGCATGACTGCTACGTAACTAGGGTACAATCACAAGGCCAGTGGAACCAGTCACTCGGCCGATTCACTCGGTCAACCACTACTAAAGGTACGGCCGATTTACACGCCGTCGTCGAGGGTCGACACGTTTCGATTGAGATTAAATGGGGTAAAGACAAGCTGAGTGCTGCCCAGCAAAAAACGGCGGATCAAGTCAATGCTGCCGGTGGATTGTATTTGGTGGTAAAGGACTATGATACCTTCTGGAGTTGGTTTAATGAATATGCTCCGGATCTGATCAGAAAAATAGGAGGTGAACCAGTATGAGCCAGAAAAAGCTAAACCCGAACACCTCCCTAAATGGAATTCAGCCGCCC
Proteins encoded in this region:
- a CDS encoding glycerophosphodiester phosphodiesterase family protein → MRVPLLFFCMTTLALAQPPTGFDLQGHRGCRGLMPENTLPAFLKALDLGVTTLEMDVVISKDNQVVVSHDPYFNSAFTIAPDGNPISKQDQKSLILYQMTYDDIKRYDVGSNGNSAYPEQQKLKTNKPLLSDVIEQAEAYRKTKNLPLFSYNIELKSEPSEYNKSQPEPAAFCDLVQAILKEQLAADRINPDRVVIQSFDFALLKQWKQGADVGKYPKVRLSALVENLHSPEKNLGELGFKPDIYSPYFRLLSRKKIARLHEQEIKVIPWTVNQRKDMIRLKEWGVDGLITDYPDRAIGL
- a CDS encoding penicillin acylase family protein, producing the protein MRYTKAVASSLFTLVLIWALSRSWGSIPAFGPLLSPFVGFWQNAESATSADEEITLNGTKAPVTVIFDDLAIPHVFAQNDHDAYFAQGYLTARDRLWQMEFQTHAAAGRVAELVGDKALELDRFNRHLGMGFGAEKAVKAMMADPRSRESVEAYTAGVNAYIKELSPAHYPLEYKLLGYAPEPWQPIKCAYFLKYMSGVLALGADDLNMSNVLKKYGTVVTTDLFPDYPFREDPIIPVGTKWDFTPVKIPAVPANTSPDGKSVALNWPEQDPTIGSNNWAVGPQKSASGYPILANDPHLSLSLPSIWYQMQLVTPTMNVYGATMPGSPGVIIGFNKQVAWGVTNVGADVLDFYQIRFKDASRKEYWHDNKWKPVTRRLEVIKVKGMPDVIDTVLYTHHGPVMYEVGQKPFAKNVPVGYAARWIAHEASNDFLTYYLLDRAQNHDDYRKALSYYGAPAQNFVFADTAKDIAISPNGRFPLKWKDQGKFLLDGTNPAHDWQGWIPANQNPHVKNPPRGFVSSANQSSTDPTYPYYINWQFAPSERGTRINQRLTAMKQATPDSLRSLQNDNFNLQAANALPVFLPYVQDKSLSGEQKKVLDIIKKWQYNNDIAEIGPTVFTEWMRQYLDGVWKDDFPSNDTIPMRYPSFDRTLHMAEKEPTAHWFDDITTPAKETIGSVLTQSFQMAVDSLTKQHGAVGTAWQWGPHKATRITHLARLDALSALNVQIGGGRSVVNATSERHGPSWRMVVALGPTPKAYGVYPGGQSGNPGSPNYLNMLETWRTGQLNELLFLQTAQDANPRIKRKMVIK
- a CDS encoding OmpH family outer membrane protein yields the protein MKNASLILNVVLTIAVAVLYYLHFKGAQPESAAPVATTPADAKGKSIVYVNVDSLLTKYEYFKDTQKVLESKRFQLENDLASKGRNLQNKVTFFQQRAATMTQEQGRATEAALQKEQQDILAYRERAAQSLAGEEQAKNKQLYDQIYDYLKKINGQNKYEFVLGYTKGGGILFADSSVDQTKAVLDGLNKEYAAKQTKK
- the smpB gene encoding SsrA-binding protein SmpB: MASASIVKQVDIRNRRASFEYAFLDNYTAGIVLTGTEIKSVRQGKVNLQDAYCLIHDDEMFIRQMSIAVYTEGTHYNHEPLRDRKLLLTKREIKRLTEKLKDQGLTIVPIRLFTNERGFAKVEIALAKGKKLYDKRDSIKEREVERDLQRERY
- a CDS encoding HNH endonuclease, which codes for MGRKVLVLNQDYSALSICSVPKAFLLVFLDKAELVAESEQFMLRTVSAEFPMPTVIRLHRYVNLPYKGVMLTRQNIFKRDGHHCQYCGTTEDLTLDHVLPKSRGGKTSWDNLATACKRCNSRKGDFTPEEANLKLRQTPFKPTFLVFLREFSGSIEQSWMPFLAKKEKAFR
- the rpsA gene encoding 30S ribosomal protein S1 — translated: MSKTQQRELPAFDWDRADNKGFGSGYSVEEHNRMLEMYDNTLSEVKEKEVVMGTVVGITDREVLLNIGFKSDGLVPASEFRDMPDLKMGDEIEVYVENQEDPNGQLVLSRKKAKVITAWQKIQRALDEDLVIDGFVKRRTKGGLIVDIFSIEAFLPGSQIDVKPIRDFDIFVGKKMEVKVVKINYANDNVVVSHKVLIEKDLEAQRAQILNNLEKGQVLEGVIKNMTNFGVFIDLGGVDGLLHITDISWGRISHPSEVLHLDQKVNVVVLDFDEDKKRISLGMKQLQAHPWDALAEDIQVGSKVKGKIVNVADYGAFLEIQPGVEGLIHVSEMSWSQHLRNPQEFLKVGDEVEAVVLTLDRADRKMSLGIKQLTEDPWTRPELRTKYAVGTKHKGVVRNLTNFGLFLELEEGIDGLVHVSDLSWTKKIKHPSDFIKVGEDLEVVVLELDVDNRRLALGHKQLEENPWDTFESVFAVGTVHRCTILSKNDKMATLELPYGIEGFSSLKNLGKEDGTFAEVGETLDFKVTEFSKEEKRIMLSHTKTWQEKNEPVKEQKAPKAAAKTASAPAQAERGATLGDLDALAALKEQLEGRN
- a CDS encoding site-specific integrase, with the translated sequence MKTITDKSIKFLLKDNKADRPTLIYLVFRYDNKRFISSTGQTIEPYQWDAQRQRAIVDARLIKNKRERESNETINAHLERHRSALLKVLNSLQLAQVSLSNEVIMQHLDNALGRKKKASEEQAKPITFLGYIDQFVEDATSGKRLNSKSHRYAPITIKGFSKLKRTLERYNKATAQGVNYDDFTIDYYHKLKAWLTDRGLTLNYIGALLKEFKLLLKQSHYEGLHTNTVFQHRDFRRLVEEVDNVYLSSQELALLSKYDLANNNRLDRIRDLFLIGCYTGLRFSDFSELRPENITHNGQILTRKTLKTGERVSIPLNPVILSILKKYDGVPPRTITNQRMNNYLKELCQLAGFTERVEVGRTKGGLRQTRVLEKWELVTTHTARRSFATNAYLAGVPTVSIMKITGHKSESVFLKYIKISSEQNALLMLGHTHFQ
- a CDS encoding helix-turn-helix transcriptional regulator, which gives rise to MVGTPQIFIQVTPEQFEQILDDRLDKALSKYFSEFASDLKESDLPEMATPKQVCEYLKLTRQTLAIWSKDSNEGPAKLVPLRFGRAVRYRRQDVLKAGKEYRRFKE